The nucleotide sequence ATAATTGGCGGTGTTTTCTTTGTTTCGAGTGTAGTGGCTGGAATTACAAGCATTTCAATTAGCCAATATGGTAGGAAAATCAAGAAGTCAAGTTTTATTGGAAATGTTGTTTTCTTGAATCTTTGTTTTATTTGCCTTCTTGTGATTATTTTCCTTGGCAAGATTCACTTGTGGGGTGCTTTGGCATTCTTTTTTCTATATCTTGTCTATGTTTGCTACGTTTTTATCTCCGAAATTTATGTCCGAGAAGAGAAGTGCTTGGATTCTGCAGAAACCCTGATCGATGATTCGTTAGTTTTACCAACAACTTGTGACATGAAAAAACATCAAGAATTATCATGTGGATTAAGGGTACCTTTATTGGTGAATAAAGGTGAGATTCAAAGTGAAAAACATAGGAAAAATGTTTGTGTATTGAGAAAAGTTGGGTATGTTCTTGAAATGCCACTTGACTTGCCAAGAAAGTTGACAATTCCAAATGTGTCAGAGGAGAAATGGTCCAAGTTATTTGGAATTGTGTCAATCACTTTAGCTCCTTTGCTATTGGTGTTGATTTGGGATTTCTTTGGGCCTAAATCAAGTATTTGGGCCTATGGAATTGGTGGACtccttggaattggttgtggGCTTCTTGTGTTTTTCACTAGTGATGGGCTTCACCCTCCAAAAAAGTTCAACTTTTTGTGGATTGGACTTGGTTTTCTAATGAGCATTACTTGGACTTATATCTTGGCTGAAGAGCTAATTTCTTTGTTGGTTTCAATGGGCCTAATCTTTGGTATAAGCCCATCAATTTTGGGCCTAACAATTCTTGCTTGGGGTAATTCATTGGGAGATTTGGTGGCCAATGTCACATTGGCCAAAACTAGTGGGCTAGAAGGAGCCCAAATTGCCATATGTGGATGCTATGCTGGGCCTATATTCAATACACTTGTGGGCTTGGGCCTATCACTCATTTTCACAACTTGGAAAGCATTTCCTTCAAGTTATATTATTCCAAGTGATTCAACTATTTATGAAACTATTGGGTTTTTGTTATTGGGCTTACTTTGGGCCTTAGTAATCTTGCCCAAAAGGGATATGAGGCTTGATAAATTCTTTGGAGTTGGACTTTTGGCTATTTACTCTTGCTTCTTGTTCCTAAAGCTTGCTAGAGCTTTGGGCTTACTTGAGTTTCAAGTGTCTCCTTAGAACTAGGTTTAGTAACTTTGTAACAAAGTAGAATCTAATATTTCTACTTGGGTGTAAATTTTTATCGATGTATTCACCCAAAGTATATAATGATGAtgtattattatcttttatttaatgacttattttgagaatttttggatCTATGCTTATTTTCAACTGCTCGAGATATTTCATCAATTATTATGTTCTTCATCATCTCTGGACGCTTAGAAAAAGCTAAAAAGGTAGCCCTAAATAGGGACGGATATAGTGTAATAACTATTATTTCCCACTAACTCAGTAACTTTTGTCTAGACCCTTTATTTATATTAAGTACTAACATATAAGAATATTTAGTTCGGAACCGTCCGTTAATCCAGTTACTATTGTATATTAACTTGAGATTTTTGTAAGAATCATAAACTTAAAATCATGAGTTTGCCTTTGTCCTAAACCATATTTTGCGAAAGCTTAGTAGCTTATAGGTAGATGCATTGCTCTATAATGCATATAGTTCAAAACTTAATTTCTTTCTAATATTTTGCTTGCTCAACGTGTAATACATTTGTATTGTTGATGAGAATTTTTCAATTGTTCAGATAGTGCGATTGATCTGGTAAAAAAGAAACAATAATTTATATTTACAAAAAAAGTATAGCATAGATATtacaatttaaagaaaaatattaatgTCGACAAtctacctctttttttttttattcataAGCTCTGCATtctcctctctctctttttttgggtagaaaagatatttttattaataaaattactaGAAACTATTATATAGTTTAATTCTTTCAGGATACATTGTACCTACACAATCAATTTCATAACAAGAGATTACAAAAGATAgagacaagtcataaattactAAGCTCTCAAAAACTTGCAAGTAGCTTTTATGTTTAGATAGGTCATCCGCCACTTTATTACAGTTAATAATTTTCCTGAATTAATAAACCTTTGATTATTTGGAACTAATTTTTTGTTTAGTTCATTGGATTAAAAATGAGATATATAGtgtattataatatatatttggTTTGAAACTAAATAAgtgaataatttttttattttcaagtatatatagagttagatatatatatatttttgttcttATTCTAGCATTCTCTCAACTCATAACTAACTGTGTCGAAATTCTGGATTCGTCATTGAATGTTTGACAATTATTCTTGAACAATAAGGCTAACTAGTGAGACTTAAGACTTTTCTTTTCTTGAAAGGCAATAAGAAAATTAAGATTAAAAGAAATGTTTTTcatagaaaatcaagaagcttTTTTGATAATATTTCAATTTGCAATCTCTCTCTTCTTATTTATAAGAGAATGGTAGTGATGTTGACATGTTTAATCCTGTAACAGCTAGCTTAAAAAATAtttgataatatattttttgaagaaaaatgaaagttATAATTGTTAGCTtcttgtatttgtaaaataattctagagaagataaaataacatataaacagaaatgtaaaaGAAACAGAATTTAATCCGAACCCACTGAATTCACTATTTTtctccttaaggaatttaattccctCCTACTACCCAAGGTTGTGGATAatttcctcctaggatagaacgaattacacactggtgtagcggtacttcaaaccccagtgtttcagcgaacacaaagatcGGTAGCAAaccacacttactgttgctttctttgtaattaaaataatgcagaagaaaggaggagaactcagaaaTTCGTATcgaaaatctgagagaatggactggtatttatagccaatgttgagctCAAATTGAAGAGGTGCAACTTTTCAAAACtaaagaggtgcaactcttcaaaacTGAAGAGGCGCAACTCTTCAGAAAGGCTGTTTGTGTAAAACGGTCATAAATTAAATggcttttacaaaaaataaaggGCATATACTATTccgttggatttaatattaattttctattttaaaacaaacggatatttaataacatttctgttaatatttactattaacaaataaatttggtccaaaatattaatcaatcaatcgatcatttgaccaaatccaaatctgaatctGAAACCGTAGCCGAAGctgaagccgagcgagcgacgatgacgacggcgcgagacttgccttcgtcttaactctttaagagctagaagaagtgtaattgtatatatacccatcaaaaccttttcctcttccaatatgggacaatgccCCCTTTTCAAGgaggaaaactcaaatatttttaatttttcttcatttccaATTCACCTtcttttaagctacatttaagcttaaaaatccaacaatcccccacatgaatggggaatggctatatcacaaaaatatgcatgaaaaactgtgtgattcgcaaacaaggattaattgcatctagataaataggtttccctttgaactttccatactgaacttatgtcggatatactcggtcaatcggtagatttgatatctttgaaccgttaaactttggtgtatacctagacaaccataagtcacacaaccaacGCTTAACCGTCTTTGACTCTCATTGTTgtattcgtttcagccatgaacaccgcttgatttcataagtgcatagagaattggccttacaaaATTCTACTTGAAGCGACTaatacttcacacttacataggtgattcctaaacgtatcatcccgtagatacactatttgatataccccgtatcaaatttagaaatcattaaaaagccttaatattttatccttggtactgaatattttctcatcacgagaatggaccaaacttttagttgacaatgttgaaccgtcattaatgactttgtttgatctccttgaacctagatcttgggatctccagtcttctaggtagagttaccgccacaatggcttgttctcggccatagtcccattctcctcgatgatttctcaactacctctctagttaggccttttgtaagtggatccgacacattatcgcttgactttacatagtcaatcgtgataattcctctagagagtaattgcctaac is from Nicotiana tabacum cultivar K326 chromosome 18, ASM71507v2, whole genome shotgun sequence and encodes:
- the LOC107823078 gene encoding cation/calcium exchanger 1; the protein is MAGFQFLSKYRTKFLTLFLNISFLLIISCLTFQYLYSSNSNFSLSSTFKKPNKNGYFLQGKDIGCKGIEKFISREEKCTYIKSHEGCKPDGYIFYLQLFYCTFSPILGYLLLALWLMLLFYLLGDTASSYFCSSLEGLSKSLKLSPTIAGVTLLSLGNGAPDLFSSIVSFMNDGTNDIGLNSIIGGVFFVSSVVAGITSISISQYGRKIKKSSFIGNVVFLNLCFICLLVIIFLGKIHLWGALAFFFLYLVYVCYVFISEIYVREEKCLDSAETLIDDSLVLPTTCDMKKHQELSCGLRVPLLVNKGEIQSEKHRKNVCVLRKVGYVLEMPLDLPRKLTIPNVSEEKWSKLFGIVSITLAPLLLVLIWDFFGPKSSIWAYGIGGLLGIGCGLLVFFTSDGLHPPKKFNFLWIGLGFLMSITWTYILAEELISLLVSMGLIFGISPSILGLTILAWGNSLGDLVANVTLAKTSGLEGAQIAICGCYAGPIFNTLVGLGLSLIFTTWKAFPSSYIIPSDSTIYETIGFLLLGLLWALVILPKRDMRLDKFFGVGLLAIYSCFLFLKLARALGLLEFQVSP